One Hydrogenophaga crassostreae genomic region harbors:
- a CDS encoding EamA family transporter — translation MSSTSNSPVALTGYAFATLLLIAFMMGANHVAARLAFDHGVDVATAVAFRSGVTALVVGLLVRYHRVGVQLTARHRRVLPMIGVLVAVQSLCLYSSVARLPVALALLAFNTYPLWTALWARVIYAHRPEPRVLRAMPVMLIGLALALDVFGAASGLGASSQWAEIGVGVGFALAAAATFGLALVLTQHEAADVDGRLRTATTMGMVAVLALIGVGTQGGFHLPQAPMGWVGLLGLTALYGTAFTIMFTVLPRLGVVGNSAIMNVEPVFALVLAWAVLGQTIALVQVAGGLLVVATVMWLGLRRR, via the coding sequence ATGTCGTCTACGTCGAATTCCCCCGTTGCACTCACCGGCTATGCGTTTGCCACGCTGTTGCTGATCGCTTTCATGATGGGGGCCAACCATGTGGCTGCGCGGTTGGCGTTCGACCATGGCGTCGATGTGGCGACGGCTGTGGCTTTTCGAAGTGGCGTAACCGCTTTGGTGGTGGGTTTGCTGGTTCGCTACCACAGGGTCGGCGTTCAACTGACCGCGCGCCACCGCAGGGTTTTGCCCATGATTGGTGTGCTGGTGGCTGTGCAGAGTCTGTGTCTCTATTCATCCGTTGCCCGATTGCCTGTGGCGCTGGCGTTGCTGGCTTTCAATACCTACCCTTTGTGGACGGCGCTGTGGGCCCGTGTGATCTACGCCCACCGGCCTGAGCCCCGGGTGCTGCGTGCGATGCCGGTGATGTTGATTGGCCTGGCCCTGGCTCTCGATGTGTTTGGTGCGGCTTCTGGTCTGGGTGCTTCATCGCAATGGGCTGAGATTGGTGTGGGCGTGGGCTTTGCCCTGGCTGCTGCCGCCACATTTGGCCTCGCCCTGGTGTTGACGCAGCATGAGGCGGCTGATGTGGATGGGCGGTTGCGAACAGCGACCACCATGGGCATGGTGGCGGTGCTGGCGCTCATTGGTGTGGGAACGCAAGGGGGCTTTCATCTGCCCCAGGCCCCGATGGGCTGGGTGGGGTTGCTGGGCTTGACCGCGTTATATGGCACGGCGTTCACCATCATGTTCACCGTCCTGCCTCGCCTGGGCGTGGTGGGCAATTCGGCCATCATGAATGTGGAGCCGGTGTTTGCGCTGGTATTGGCCTGGGCTGTGCTGGGGCAGACCATTGCACTTGTGCAGGTGGCCGGCGGCTTGCTTGTGGTGGCCACGGTCATGTGGCTGGGACTGCGGCGCCGGTAG
- a CDS encoding TRAP transporter substrate-binding protein gives MSFSFKKSALVLGVVAMLTAFPSVAADKKTVTINAASMFDKDHPFTQTYAKFGELVNKYQDEVNIDVKISLNKAMGIEPDFLRFMSQGESVDMAIIAPGNLAQRVPDIAIVDMPLMFKDLAHRNRVLASDAFKGIEADVIKRANIRAIGYAGGVSRNLISNYPINNMNELKGFRLRVQGAPIWAKVFTAVGAVPSVIAYDEVYSAVQTGVVQGLENERFGYTQQRFYEVAPHYTLTEHSLTVRPLFLSEKAFGKFSPKVQAAILKAGAEAGKFGSEVELAMEGKALDEQVGKKLVTVHAFADADKAKFRELATPALLQYVKDAKLEEVYNKMQAVK, from the coding sequence ATGTCGTTTTCCTTCAAGAAGAGTGCTCTTGTGCTGGGTGTTGTCGCCATGCTGACCGCGTTTCCCAGTGTGGCAGCGGACAAAAAAACCGTGACCATCAACGCGGCTTCGATGTTCGACAAAGACCATCCGTTCACCCAGACCTATGCCAAGTTCGGCGAGTTGGTGAACAAGTACCAGGACGAGGTGAATATCGACGTCAAGATCAGTCTCAACAAAGCCATGGGCATCGAGCCGGACTTCCTGCGCTTCATGAGCCAGGGTGAGTCTGTCGATATGGCCATCATTGCGCCGGGCAACCTGGCACAGCGCGTGCCAGACATTGCCATTGTTGACATGCCTCTGATGTTCAAAGACCTGGCCCACCGCAACCGCGTGCTGGCCAGCGACGCCTTCAAAGGCATTGAAGCCGACGTGATCAAGCGCGCCAACATCCGGGCGATTGGCTACGCGGGTGGTGTGAGCCGCAACCTGATTTCCAATTACCCCATCAACAACATGAACGAGCTGAAGGGCTTCCGCCTGCGCGTTCAGGGTGCCCCCATCTGGGCCAAGGTGTTCACTGCCGTTGGTGCGGTGCCTTCGGTCATTGCCTACGATGAGGTCTATTCTGCGGTTCAGACCGGTGTGGTCCAGGGACTGGAAAACGAGCGCTTCGGCTACACCCAGCAACGCTTCTATGAAGTGGCTCCCCACTACACCCTGACCGAACACTCCTTGACTGTTCGTCCGCTGTTTTTGTCCGAAAAGGCCTTTGGCAAGTTCTCCCCCAAAGTGCAGGCCGCGATTCTGAAAGCCGGTGCCGAAGCCGGCAAGTTTGGCTCAGAAGTTGAGCTGGCCATGGAGGGCAAAGCGCTGGATGAGCAAGTGGGCAAGAAGCTGGTCACGGTTCACGCGTTCGCCGATGCCGACAAAGCCAAATTCCGCGAGCTCGCCACGCCGGCCCTGCTTCAGTACGTGAAAGACGCGAAGCTGGAAGAGGTCTACAACAAGATGCAGGCCGTCAAGTAA
- a CDS encoding TRAP transporter small permease, producing the protein MKLFEKTIDVLHKGVASIQAGLLGVLLALVVYQICARWISFIPRALWTEEISRFLLVWVIFLGAAIGVRERTHFILEILGDTRSRLVNQIWQAFIIALEVAFCAIFFFRGYSYAEVLRWDVSDIAQISMLWVGAAIPVFGGLSLLFLAELIYNKTLKGAR; encoded by the coding sequence ATGAAACTGTTTGAAAAAACGATCGATGTGCTGCACAAGGGTGTGGCCTCCATCCAGGCGGGCCTTCTCGGCGTCTTGCTGGCGCTGGTCGTTTACCAGATCTGTGCCCGCTGGATTTCGTTCATTCCACGGGCATTGTGGACCGAAGAGATTTCTCGATTTCTGCTGGTCTGGGTCATTTTTCTGGGCGCTGCCATCGGGGTGCGTGAGCGCACCCACTTCATTCTCGAAATTCTAGGCGACACCCGATCACGGTTGGTGAACCAGATCTGGCAAGCCTTCATCATTGCTTTGGAAGTGGCTTTCTGCGCCATCTTCTTCTTCCGTGGGTACTCCTACGCCGAAGTGCTGCGCTGGGACGTCTCCGACATTGCCCAGATTTCCATGCTGTGGGTCGGTGCCGCCATTCCCGTTTTTGGCGGTCTCTCTTTGCTTTTCCTGGCCGAGCTGATTTACAACAAAACCCTCAAGGGAGCACGCTAG
- a CDS encoding TRAP transporter large permease yields the protein MDPLVAALVLFGLFIGLVFLRVPVAFALGLACVPVILLTEDVSFFAIIDRTYNSFNSFLLLSVPFFLLAANLMNATGVTKRLIDLATATVGHLPGGLGHINVFVSMLFAGVSGSSTADAAGIGKVLIPAMLKQGYDRSFTIAVTACSSVMGVIIPPSILMLIWGGTMSISVGALFLAGIIPGLLLGLSMMVTVYFYAIKYNYPRHEKASLSHFVKAFVGAVPGLVTPLIILVGISFGFFTPTEASAIAVVYSILIGIAYRTLDFRTFAHHLSDSARLVGVTLFCVGTASVFSWLLAFYRVPQALVDLIQSFGLGPNGIILIIALVFLIVGLFIDAIPAIIIMGGILYPLAQAAGIHPVHFSIVGVVALAFGLVTPPYGMCLLIAARIGEMPIHQVLKDVFVILIPMVGILLALCWFPEIVLALPRWIAPQFM from the coding sequence ATGGATCCTCTGGTCGCCGCTCTCGTTCTGTTCGGACTCTTCATCGGTTTGGTGTTTCTGCGCGTGCCGGTCGCCTTTGCGCTTGGCCTTGCATGTGTTCCGGTGATCTTGCTCACCGAAGATGTTTCTTTCTTCGCCATCATCGATCGCACCTACAACTCCTTCAATTCGTTTCTGTTGCTGTCGGTGCCTTTTTTCCTGCTGGCTGCCAATTTGATGAATGCGACAGGCGTGACCAAACGGTTGATCGATCTCGCCACAGCCACGGTGGGGCATCTCCCGGGAGGCCTGGGCCACATCAACGTTTTCGTCAGCATGCTGTTTGCAGGGGTTTCAGGCTCTTCGACTGCCGATGCGGCGGGCATTGGCAAGGTGTTGATCCCGGCCATGCTCAAACAGGGCTACGACCGCAGTTTCACCATCGCGGTCACCGCATGCTCATCGGTCATGGGTGTGATCATTCCGCCCAGCATCCTGATGCTGATCTGGGGCGGCACGATGTCGATCTCGGTGGGTGCGCTGTTTCTGGCCGGCATCATTCCTGGCTTGTTGCTCGGTCTGTCGATGATGGTCACGGTGTATTTCTACGCCATCAAATACAACTACCCGCGCCACGAAAAGGCCAGTCTTTCCCACTTCGTCAAAGCCTTTGTGGGGGCTGTTCCCGGCTTGGTGACACCGCTCATCATTCTGGTCGGCATTTCCTTCGGGTTCTTCACGCCCACCGAAGCCTCCGCGATTGCGGTGGTGTATTCGATATTGATCGGTATCGCGTACCGCACGCTGGACTTCCGCACGTTTGCCCACCACCTGAGCGATTCCGCCAGGCTGGTCGGTGTCACGCTGTTCTGTGTGGGGACCGCCTCGGTGTTCAGCTGGCTCCTGGCCTTTTACCGCGTACCCCAAGCATTGGTCGATCTGATCCAGAGCTTTGGACTCGGTCCCAACGGCATTATTCTGATCATCGCGTTGGTGTTCCTGATCGTGGGACTGTTCATCGATGCCATCCCGGCCATCATCATCATGGGTGGCATCCTGTACCCCCTGGCCCAGGCCGCGGGCATCCACCCGGTCCATTTTTCCATCGTCGGTGTGGTGGCCCTTGCCTTCGGCCTGGTAACGCCGCCCTACGGCATGTGCCTGCTCATCGCTGCGCGCATCGGTGAAATGCCTATTCACCAGGTGCTCAAAGATGTGTTTGTCATCCTGATTCCCATGGTTGGCATTTTGTTGGCGCTGTGCTGGTTTCCGGAGATCGTGTTGGCCCTGCCACGCTGGATCGCTCCACAGTTCATGTGA
- a CDS encoding mannitol dehydrogenase family protein produces MPTPIHPQLNSTQLPSLAQKGIRLPTYARSALAPGVVHLGLGAFQRAHQALVFDDLLQAGDERWGVLGVASRSWDLADALSRQNGLYSVRIQSATSKEWRVIGSVLQTCAATREREQVLNAIAHPGTRWITLTVTEKGYGSTLASLLVAGLQRRQEAGLGGLTIASCDNLRSNGDNLKALCLQHAGNTALQDWMSRTCAFPNSMVDRIVPASTEEDRSDAAKKMGVSDQAALRTETFWQWVLEDRLVDPSDAETLKRVGVNVVADVQPHEDAKLRMINGTNSLLATLGLLLDLPTVGQCVVKPMVHAFAHRLMSLEVMPHLVLPQLSGYRDALLARFGNPTLHHAVHQVATDGSKKIGERWVPSVQAQLNLGRTIEHHALATALWIWSCRGESDQGKVYALNDPQGEQLHSLARHHQGSPSDLMHAFLQLESIWGPNLQHDKRWRSAVERWLHVVSTQGTNGALALLLATPAEANT; encoded by the coding sequence ATGCCAACGCCCATCCATCCACAGCTCAACTCAACCCAGTTGCCTTCGCTGGCGCAGAAGGGTATCCGTCTTCCGACCTATGCACGGAGCGCGCTGGCGCCAGGGGTCGTTCACCTCGGCTTGGGCGCATTTCAACGCGCCCACCAGGCACTGGTGTTCGACGACCTGCTGCAGGCCGGCGATGAACGCTGGGGCGTACTGGGCGTGGCCAGCCGGTCATGGGATCTGGCCGATGCACTGTCCAGGCAAAACGGTCTGTACAGCGTCAGGATTCAAAGCGCCACCAGCAAGGAATGGCGTGTGATCGGTTCGGTTCTGCAAACCTGTGCTGCCACCCGGGAACGCGAGCAGGTGCTCAACGCCATCGCACACCCAGGCACCCGCTGGATCACCCTCACGGTCACAGAAAAAGGCTACGGCTCCACGCTTGCCTCGCTGCTGGTCGCCGGGCTGCAACGGCGTCAGGAAGCCGGCCTGGGTGGACTCACCATCGCCAGCTGCGACAACCTGCGCAGCAATGGCGACAACCTCAAGGCCCTGTGCCTTCAACACGCCGGCAACACCGCCTTGCAAGACTGGATGTCGCGCACCTGCGCTTTTCCCAACAGCATGGTCGACCGCATCGTGCCCGCCTCCACAGAAGAAGACCGCTCCGATGCCGCAAAAAAAATGGGCGTGTCCGATCAAGCCGCGTTGCGCACCGAGACGTTTTGGCAATGGGTGCTTGAAGACCGGCTGGTCGACCCGTCCGATGCTGAAACCCTTAAACGTGTCGGGGTCAACGTTGTGGCAGACGTTCAGCCCCACGAAGATGCAAAGCTTCGCATGATCAACGGCACCAACTCCTTGCTGGCCACGCTGGGACTTTTACTGGACCTGCCCACGGTGGGTCAATGTGTGGTGAAACCCATGGTTCATGCCTTTGCGCACCGCCTCATGAGTCTAGAGGTCATGCCACATCTGGTCTTGCCCCAGCTATCCGGCTACCGCGACGCGCTCCTGGCCCGCTTTGGCAACCCGACGCTTCACCATGCGGTACATCAGGTCGCTACAGACGGTTCAAAAAAGATTGGTGAGCGCTGGGTGCCTTCGGTTCAAGCCCAGCTGAACCTGGGTCGCACCATCGAGCACCATGCCTTGGCCACGGCCTTGTGGATCTGGTCGTGCCGCGGTGAAAGTGATCAAGGCAAGGTGTATGCCCTGAACGATCCGCAGGGCGAGCAGCTGCACAGCCTGGCGCGCCATCACCAGGGTTCTCCATCCGACCTGATGCACGCCTTCCTCCAGCTGGAATCCATCTGGGGTCCAAACCTGCAGCACGACAAGCGCTGGCGATCGGCTGTGGAACGCTGGTTGCACGTGGTGTCGACCCAAGGCACGAATGGCGCACTGGCGCTGCTGCTGGCCACTCCAGCCGAAGCCAACACCTGA
- a CDS encoding AGE family epimerase/isomerase, producing MNTTDHPHLRNWLLEHLCPYWSKRIVDPVGGYFEGLDAHGHALPSPARTLLNQARLTFAFSLATVLGGDHHLRAAADHGFAFLKEIAQPNGPGITWPRKIDAHGRVLDPSLDAYDLSFVILAMAWYHRATGSPEALELGEQAYGCVQHHLADPKHGGFFEEHPLVGKLPRRQNPHMHLLEATLAMHGATQAPAWLERASALVELFQRAFLDAETGSLGEYFDAQWQPTPGAEGALREPGHQFEWVWLLQQFMQATGRTDLTETVQRLFQFGVLHGINTTGVMKGAVLDLVDKSGVAQASSMLMWPQTEYVKACVARFDATQDPIYKIKALAHWDLVRTHFFRDDGANWINQVGPDGQPLVETTLSRVFYHVVHAASELARLETT from the coding sequence ATGAATACAACGGACCACCCGCACTTGCGCAACTGGCTTCTGGAGCACCTGTGTCCCTACTGGAGCAAGCGCATCGTGGATCCCGTCGGCGGCTACTTTGAAGGCCTCGATGCGCACGGCCACGCTCTGCCCTCACCCGCCCGCACCCTGCTCAACCAAGCCCGCCTGACCTTTGCGTTCAGTCTGGCCACGGTGCTCGGCGGCGATCACCACTTGCGCGCCGCGGCAGACCACGGTTTTGCATTCCTGAAAGAAATCGCCCAGCCCAACGGCCCAGGCATCACATGGCCACGCAAAATCGACGCGCATGGTCGGGTGCTCGACCCATCACTGGACGCTTACGACCTTTCTTTTGTGATTCTCGCCATGGCCTGGTACCACCGGGCCACCGGCTCACCGGAGGCGCTGGAACTGGGCGAGCAGGCCTATGGCTGCGTGCAACACCACTTGGCCGACCCCAAGCACGGCGGCTTCTTTGAAGAGCACCCTCTGGTGGGCAAACTGCCCCGGCGCCAGAACCCCCACATGCACCTGCTGGAAGCCACACTGGCCATGCACGGGGCCACACAGGCGCCCGCCTGGCTGGAGCGCGCGAGCGCCTTGGTCGAACTGTTTCAACGCGCCTTCCTGGATGCCGAAACAGGCTCACTGGGCGAGTACTTCGACGCACAATGGCAACCCACACCAGGCGCCGAGGGCGCGCTGCGCGAACCGGGGCACCAGTTCGAATGGGTGTGGTTGCTGCAACAGTTCATGCAAGCCACGGGCCGCACCGACCTGACCGAAACCGTGCAGCGCCTGTTCCAGTTTGGTGTGCTGCACGGCATCAACACGACCGGCGTCATGAAAGGAGCCGTTTTGGACCTGGTCGACAAGAGCGGCGTCGCACAAGCAAGCAGCATGCTCATGTGGCCACAAACCGAATACGTCAAAGCCTGCGTGGCGCGCTTCGATGCCACACAAGACCCGATCTACAAAATCAAGGCTCTGGCTCACTGGGATTTGGTGCGCACACACTTCTTTCGGGATGACGGCGCCAACTGGATCAACCAGGTTGGCCCCGATGGCCAACCGCTGGTGGAGACCACGCTCAGCCGCGTTTTCTACCACGTGGTCCACGCCGCCTCGGAGCTCGCACGGCTGGAAACCACCTGA
- a CDS encoding sugar kinase produces the protein MQKPIDLIALGEPMVEFNQTRPGEPVYLQGFGGDTSNAAIAAARAGARAAYLTRLGADHFGDTLMALWETEGVDSRAIERDPNAATGIYFVHHGKTGHGFSYMRAGSAASLMAPADLTALGWTKAIASAKILHVSGISLAISPSACETSLQAMREARAAQTLVSFDSNLRLKLWSLEQARAGIAQAVALCDLFLPSLEDMAVLTGITAPDAVVDWGHRQGAKQVVLKLGEHGALVSDGVQRQKVEGLPVKLVDATGAGDCFCGNLLARLAQGDELVAATRYANQAAALSVQGFGAVGPLPTAGQVNALL, from the coding sequence ATGCAAAAGCCTATCGATCTGATCGCCCTCGGCGAGCCCATGGTGGAATTCAACCAGACCCGTCCGGGCGAACCCGTCTACCTTCAAGGTTTTGGCGGTGACACCAGCAATGCGGCCATTGCAGCCGCCAGAGCGGGCGCTCGCGCGGCCTATCTGACGCGCCTGGGCGCAGACCACTTTGGCGACACATTGATGGCGCTGTGGGAGACCGAAGGCGTGGACAGCCGGGCGATTGAACGAGACCCCAATGCCGCAACCGGCATCTACTTTGTTCACCATGGCAAAACCGGTCATGGCTTCAGCTACATGCGCGCAGGCTCCGCCGCCAGCCTCATGGCACCCGCCGATTTGACCGCGCTGGGCTGGACCAAGGCCATCGCCAGCGCAAAGATTCTGCATGTCTCCGGTATCTCGCTGGCCATCTCCCCTTCGGCCTGTGAAACCTCGTTGCAAGCCATGCGCGAAGCGCGCGCCGCACAGACCCTGGTGTCGTTTGACTCCAACCTGCGACTGAAGCTCTGGAGCCTTGAGCAAGCCCGGGCGGGCATCGCGCAGGCCGTGGCCTTGTGCGATCTGTTCCTGCCCAGCCTGGAAGACATGGCCGTCTTGACCGGCATCACGGCCCCCGATGCCGTGGTTGACTGGGGCCACCGGCAAGGTGCCAAACAGGTGGTGCTGAAACTCGGCGAACACGGTGCGCTGGTCAGCGACGGCGTTCAACGCCAAAAGGTTGAAGGTCTGCCGGTCAAGCTTGTCGATGCGACCGGCGCCGGTGACTGTTTTTGCGGCAACTTGCTGGCCCGCCTGGCGCAGGGGGACGAACTGGTTGCGGCCACCCGCTACGCCAATCAAGCGGCGGCCCTGTCGGTGCAAGGCTTCGGTGCCGTGGGGCCTTTGCCCACTGCCGGACAAGTCAATGCGCTGCTCTGA
- a CDS encoding SDR family NAD(P)-dependent oxidoreductase has product MTTNNAQSTAATTFITGGASGIGAAIVRAHVARGDRVAFTYWSSADEARALESELGDRVLAIKSDVTDETEVAKAFAQAVAQFGQVDHAVANAGGLLERVKCVDMSLAFWNKATNLNLTSAFLTCREALRHMVPRGSGSVVIMSSLAGHDGGGPGATHYGAAKGALLSYTRGLAKEVGPQGIRVNAIAPGLIATRFHEVFNTPQGRAAGVEKTPLRREGQPGDVANAVAYLTSEASSFITGEVIEVNGGMAMF; this is encoded by the coding sequence ATGACCACAAACAATGCGCAATCAACCGCCGCGACCACCTTTATCACCGGGGGTGCCTCGGGCATTGGCGCTGCGATCGTCCGGGCCCATGTCGCGCGGGGCGACCGCGTTGCTTTCACCTACTGGTCCAGCGCTGACGAAGCCAGGGCCCTGGAGAGCGAACTCGGCGACCGCGTGCTCGCAATCAAGTCCGATGTCACCGACGAAACCGAAGTGGCCAAGGCCTTCGCGCAAGCGGTCGCCCAATTTGGTCAGGTTGACCATGCGGTGGCCAATGCGGGCGGCTTGCTGGAACGCGTGAAGTGTGTGGACATGTCTCTGGCGTTCTGGAACAAGGCCACAAACCTGAACCTCACCAGTGCCTTCCTCACCTGCCGGGAAGCGTTGCGACACATGGTGCCGCGCGGCTCGGGCAGCGTGGTCATCATGTCTTCTCTGGCCGGACACGACGGCGGTGGCCCGGGTGCTACCCACTATGGCGCAGCCAAGGGCGCCTTGCTCAGCTACACCCGCGGACTGGCCAAGGAGGTGGGTCCACAGGGCATTCGGGTCAACGCCATCGCTCCGGGTCTCATTGCCACCCGTTTTCACGAGGTCTTCAACACGCCACAGGGCCGCGCGGCCGGCGTGGAAAAGACCCCGCTGCGCCGCGAAGGCCAGCCCGGGGATGTGGCGAACGCCGTGGCCTACCTGACGTCCGAAGCCTCGTCGTTCATCACCGGCGAAGTGATCGAAGTCAATGGCGGCATGGCCATGTTTTGA